A genomic stretch from Sulfurimonas sediminis includes:
- a CDS encoding ATP-binding cassette domain-containing protein — translation MKMSKLKIIYKNKALVDISFDISSSLALIGQSGSGKSLTIKALLGMLPKEMTVELEDNFDFELIAGKTLSFVPQNPFTALSPLTKIKKQFFSEPKRVRELFDEVGLHYDLLERFAPELSGGQLQRVVIAIALESKPKLLLLDEPTTALDPQTKEVILQLLKKLQHKEQFQMLFVTHDIASAKALCEDVAIIKNGRIVESGKMRDITDNPKEEYTKILIEASFANRKFRT, via the coding sequence ATGAAAATGTCCAAACTCAAAATTATCTACAAAAACAAAGCCCTGGTGGACATTTCCTTTGATATTTCCTCTTCATTGGCACTAATAGGGCAAAGCGGCAGTGGAAAAAGTTTGACAATCAAGGCGCTTCTTGGAATGCTGCCCAAAGAGATGACAGTAGAGCTTGAAGACAATTTTGATTTTGAACTCATAGCAGGAAAAACACTCTCTTTTGTGCCGCAGAATCCTTTTACGGCACTCTCTCCGCTGACAAAAATCAAAAAACAGTTTTTCAGTGAGCCAAAAAGGGTCAGGGAACTTTTTGATGAAGTCGGTCTGCATTACGATTTGCTTGAACGCTTCGCACCTGAACTCTCAGGCGGACAACTTCAGCGTGTTGTCATTGCAATTGCGTTAGAATCAAAACCGAAGTTACTTTTACTTGATGAACCGACAACTGCACTTGATCCCCAGACAAAAGAGGTAATACTTCAGCTTTTAAAAAAGTTGCAACACAAAGAGCAGTTTCAAATGCTTTTTGTGACACATGACATAGCTTCTGCCAAGGCACTGTGTGAAGATGTTGCTATTATAAAAAACGGAAGAATAGTTGAAAGCGGAAAGATGCGTGATATAACAGACAATCCGAAAGAAGAGTATACAAAAATATTAATAGAGGCCAGTTTTGCCAACAGGAAATTCAGAACATGA
- a CDS encoding aminotransferase class I/II-fold pyridoxal phosphate-dependent enzyme, translating into MNFYEKELKALQRAGRYRTREIVDNTLHDFASNDYLGLSHNKELHALTCKELAGYPLNNAKASMLINGYHQIHKDFEEALCEANGFAAGIVLGSGFNANIALIESLVRRGDTLFMDELYHASGVLASQLHNINVVFFKHNDMQELQSLLQNSNARRKIVAVEGIYSMDGDLCAKEVFDICDEEEALLIVDEAHSSGVIGKNLMGVFDYYDIKIKENYIKMGTLGKAYGSFGAFILSSEHISQYLLNRAKPIVYATALSLYDTLLAHKGLQYILKNSETLKKEIALHQTIVSQELGLHVKGLIVPVRIGDNKKVIDIKNRLLKSGYSVGAIRQPTVASAIIRLIARLGEKSETLRLVCKELAGVQS; encoded by the coding sequence ATGAATTTTTATGAAAAAGAGCTCAAAGCTCTTCAAAGAGCAGGGCGTTATCGGACACGTGAAATTGTTGACAATACCCTGCACGATTTTGCTTCAAATGACTATTTGGGACTTTCGCACAACAAAGAACTCCATGCGCTTACATGTAAAGAATTAGCAGGGTATCCGCTCAACAATGCCAAGGCATCTATGCTGATAAACGGCTATCATCAGATACACAAAGATTTTGAAGAGGCTTTATGTGAAGCAAACGGCTTTGCGGCAGGAATTGTGCTTGGAAGCGGATTTAATGCAAATATTGCCTTGATTGAATCGCTTGTCCGCCGTGGCGATACACTGTTTATGGATGAACTTTATCATGCCTCGGGTGTACTTGCTTCACAGCTTCACAACATAAATGTGGTTTTTTTCAAACATAATGATATGCAGGAGTTGCAAAGTTTACTGCAAAACTCCAATGCCAGACGAAAAATTGTTGCCGTTGAGGGTATTTACTCGATGGACGGCGATTTGTGCGCAAAAGAGGTTTTTGATATATGTGATGAAGAAGAGGCTCTTTTAATCGTTGATGAAGCCCACAGCAGTGGGGTTATCGGAAAAAATCTCATGGGTGTGTTTGATTATTATGACATAAAGATAAAAGAGAACTACATTAAAATGGGAACACTTGGTAAAGCCTATGGAAGTTTTGGCGCCTTTATACTCTCATCTGAGCATATATCACAATACCTTTTAAACCGTGCAAAACCGATCGTATATGCAACGGCGCTCTCTTTGTATGATACACTCCTGGCGCATAAGGGGTTGCAGTATATTTTGAAAAACAGTGAAACACTGAAAAAAGAGATAGCGCTGCATCAGACAATAGTCTCACAAGAGTTGGGCTTACATGTAAAGGGTTTGATTGTGCCTGTGCGTATAGGAGACAATAAAAAGGTCATAGATATTAAAAACAGGCTCTTGAAATCCGGTTACAGTGTAGGGGCGATACGCCAGCCTACGGTTGCCTCTGCAATAATTCGCCTGATTGCAAGACTCGGTGAAAAGAGTGAGACACTCAGACTGGTTTGCAAAGAGCTGGCAGGAGTGCAGTCATGA
- a CDS encoding sensor domain-containing diguanylate cyclase, with product MNFFQKHKFFISTLILLFVAAVSFAVYYGYVQVQEEKIRQNEYKKVAQQIQRKVANAIVLKEKATLAIALALVSQKDFQYRIIKKTIPAHYFDTIIKQFRENTLYKNIWIQVMDRNGKPLYRSWTNKHGENLAKLREEIVTIKKTKQILNDLSVGEYDLSIKAMIPIMSGKKMLGIFEVISHFNSIAKNFKEYGYESVVVVTKEESKHIKHPFTKLFIGEYYVANLNAPKNLRDLLKKVGIENIARKPYTIVNDYFIVPYSIKNSNKKVLGYDFVFQKVSRLQNIELEQFTFRWMILGLLFFSLLGAFINITLYIFMRKQKIYYKNIIDTSKNIIIINDKKKILEVNKTFFKYFKNYKTLEAFQEQNSCVCKFFVKEEGYLVEGDLSHYWLEVILKNTETTNKVKMNIDNETYYFSITAALIDAKKDYYSVVLSDITQEEIYKNELQKSVITDPLTGLYNRRYYYEKIKEEMYAAKRYGLALSIVMTDIDFFKKVNDTHGHDVGDEVLKAYSKLLQENLRESDILCRIGGEEFIIILPHTTREQAVKIAEKLRKSVQQSKEILPITMSFGVTEYVHGESEDYIFKRVDEALYRAKEKGRNKVEAG from the coding sequence ATGAATTTTTTTCAAAAGCATAAGTTTTTTATTTCTACACTTATTTTATTATTTGTGGCAGCTGTCTCTTTTGCTGTGTATTATGGATATGTGCAAGTACAGGAAGAAAAAATCAGACAAAATGAGTATAAAAAAGTTGCACAACAAATACAAAGAAAAGTTGCTAATGCAATTGTATTAAAAGAAAAAGCAACACTTGCTATAGCCCTTGCCCTAGTGAGTCAAAAAGATTTTCAATATCGTATAATTAAAAAAACAATTCCTGCACACTATTTTGATACTATTATTAAACAATTTAGAGAAAATACCTTATATAAAAATATTTGGATACAGGTTATGGATAGGAATGGAAAACCTCTTTATAGAAGTTGGACAAACAAACATGGAGAAAATCTTGCTAAGCTCCGAGAAGAGATTGTAACAATAAAAAAAACAAAGCAAATTCTCAATGACTTAAGTGTAGGAGAATATGACTTGAGTATAAAAGCAATGATTCCAATTATGTCTGGAAAAAAAATGCTTGGTATTTTTGAAGTAATTTCGCATTTTAATTCTATCGCTAAAAATTTTAAAGAATACGGCTATGAGTCTGTCGTAGTTGTAACAAAAGAAGAGTCAAAACATATTAAACATCCATTTACAAAACTCTTTATAGGTGAGTATTATGTTGCAAACCTGAATGCACCGAAAAATCTTCGTGATTTACTGAAAAAAGTTGGGATTGAAAATATTGCCAGAAAGCCATATACTATAGTAAATGATTATTTTATAGTCCCTTACAGCATAAAAAATAGTAACAAAAAAGTGCTTGGATATGATTTTGTTTTTCAAAAAGTAAGCAGACTGCAAAACATAGAGTTAGAACAGTTTACTTTCAGGTGGATGATCTTAGGTTTACTCTTTTTCTCGTTACTAGGGGCTTTTATTAATATAACTTTATATATTTTCATGAGAAAGCAAAAAATTTATTATAAAAATATTATTGATACTTCAAAAAATATTATTATTATTAATGATAAAAAAAAGATTTTAGAGGTTAATAAAACTTTTTTTAAATATTTTAAAAATTATAAAACACTTGAAGCATTTCAAGAACAAAATAGTTGTGTGTGTAAATTTTTTGTTAAAGAAGAGGGCTATTTAGTAGAAGGTGATCTTAGCCATTATTGGCTTGAAGTGATTTTGAAAAACACTGAAACCACAAATAAAGTGAAAATGAATATTGATAACGAGACATATTATTTTTCTATAACTGCTGCATTAATAGATGCGAAAAAGGACTATTATAGTGTTGTTCTTTCTGACATTACACAAGAAGAAATTTATAAGAATGAATTACAAAAATCTGTGATTACCGACCCGCTTACAGGTCTTTACAACAGAAGATATTATTATGAAAAAATAAAAGAAGAGATGTATGCAGCTAAGCGTTATGGGCTTGCTTTGAGTATAGTTATGACAGATATAGATTTTTTTAAAAAGGTAAATGACACACATGGGCATGATGTAGGAGATGAAGTATTAAAGGCTTACTCTAAACTGTTGCAGGAAAATTTACGAGAGAGTGATATCCTTTGTCGTATAGGTGGTGAAGAGTTTATTATTATTCTTCCACATACAACAAGAGAACAAGCTGTGAAGATTGCTGAAAAATTAAGAAAAAGTGTGCAACAGAGTAAAGAAATTCTCCCAATTACAATGAGTTTTGGTGTGACGGAGTATGTTCATGGTGAAAGTGAAGATTATATCTTTAAAAGAGTCGATGAAGCGCTCTATAGGGCAAAAGAGAAAGGTCGAAATAAGGTTGAAGCTGGATGA
- a CDS encoding GGDEF domain-containing protein, with amino-acid sequence MYFYQRYSFFINILLAYLFVLFVTIKLSLIWNVTLVTLLFMSISILFYRYAKQKHYYKSIIDNSTNIVIVSNEKKLVSANRTFFKYFKGYKNIEEFLQKHHCICEFFEEEEGYIGAVNNGLGWIEYIIKNSEVYHKTKVKIYDKEYYFAISALVLDKKDNLYGIILSDITEQENYKKELEILAVKDSLTKIGNRRFFHKKLDEQILLTQRYHHPFSLIIFDIDFFKKVNDNYGHDIGDKVLVEYTKYIASMLRDTDIFCRIGGEEFIVILPNTTKDKAYALAQKIRESVEQYKAVLPITMSFGVAEYEKGDDEISLYKRVDLALYKAKETGRNKVILG; translated from the coding sequence ATGTATTTTTATCAAAGATACAGTTTTTTCATTAATATACTGCTGGCATATCTCTTTGTACTCTTTGTAACAATAAAATTAAGTTTGATCTGGAATGTTACTCTTGTCACACTTTTGTTTATGAGTATCAGTATTTTGTTTTATCGCTATGCCAAGCAAAAACACTACTATAAAAGCATTATTGACAACTCTACAAATATTGTCATTGTCAGCAATGAAAAAAAGCTTGTTTCTGCAAACAGAACTTTTTTTAAATATTTCAAAGGCTATAAAAATATAGAAGAGTTCTTACAAAAACATCATTGTATATGTGAATTTTTTGAAGAAGAAGAGGGGTATATCGGCGCTGTAAACAATGGTCTTGGTTGGATAGAATATATAATTAAAAATTCTGAGGTATATCACAAAACAAAAGTCAAGATTTATGACAAAGAGTACTATTTTGCCATTTCTGCTTTGGTTCTTGACAAAAAAGACAATCTGTACGGGATTATACTCTCTGATATAACCGAACAGGAAAATTATAAAAAAGAGTTGGAGATTCTGGCTGTAAAAGATTCACTGACAAAGATCGGCAACCGACGTTTTTTTCATAAAAAACTTGATGAACAAATTCTGTTGACACAACGCTATCACCATCCGTTTTCACTGATTATTTTTGACATAGATTTTTTTAAAAAAGTCAATGACAACTACGGGCATGATATAGGCGATAAAGTACTGGTAGAATATACAAAGTATATTGCATCGATGCTGCGCGATACAGATATCTTCTGTAGAATCGGCGGAGAAGAGTTTATAGTGATCTTGCCAAATACCACAAAAGACAAAGCGTATGCTCTGGCACAAAAGATAAGAGAAAGTGTTGAGCAATACAAAGCTGTCCTGCCCATTACCATGAGCTTTGGTGTTGCAGAGTATGAAAAAGGCGATGATGAAATTTCTCTGTATAAAAGAGTCGATTTGGCTCTTTACAAAGCAAAAGAAACAGGGAGAAACAAGGTAATTCTTGGATGA
- the maf gene encoding septum formation inhibitor Maf — translation MRIRLCSSSQTRAMLLEKAGIDFIQESVDFDEESIVANSPKNFVYQATLGKYEANLKAFGCEEYPLLVADTVVTSQGHILRKARCKDDARNILMTQSGNITSIITCMIYHSKKQKIIDISKTDYIFSEFGAEDLEAYLESGEWRGKAGACMVEGFCKPYIKEVRGYESTAMGLCVEVLETFMEKN, via the coding sequence ATGCGTATTAGACTCTGTTCATCATCTCAGACACGCGCCATGCTTTTAGAAAAAGCCGGCATTGATTTTATTCAAGAGAGTGTTGATTTTGATGAAGAGAGCATTGTCGCAAACAGCCCGAAAAACTTTGTTTATCAGGCGACTCTAGGCAAATATGAAGCAAACCTCAAAGCATTTGGCTGTGAAGAGTATCCGCTTTTGGTAGCCGATACTGTTGTCACAAGCCAGGGACATATTTTAAGAAAAGCACGCTGCAAAGATGATGCCCGTAATATTTTAATGACGCAAAGTGGAAATATTACGAGTATCATTACATGTATGATATACCATTCAAAAAAGCAAAAAATCATAGATATTTCCAAAACAGACTATATTTTTTCAGAATTTGGTGCCGAGGATCTTGAAGCATATCTGGAGAGCGGAGAGTGGCGTGGCAAGGCTGGTGCCTGTATGGTAGAAGGATTTTGCAAGCCCTACATCAAAGAAGTCAGAGGCTATGAGAGTACGGCAATGGGACTTTGTGTCGAAGTGTTAGAGACTTTTATGGAGAAAAACTGA
- the alaS gene encoding alanine--tRNA ligase, producing MDIREEYLKFFESKQHTRVPSAPLVPEDATLLFNNAGMVPFKSIFTGEVPRPENPRATSCQTCIRAGGKHNDLENVGHTARHHTFFEMLGNFSFGDYFKEEAIAYAWEFITEILHLDKDKLWVTVHESDDEAEEIWKKHIAPERIMRLGDKDNFWSMGDTGPCGPCSEIFYDQGAEHFNGPEDYMGGEGDRFLEIWNLVFMQYEVKEKGGERIPLAHPSIDTGMGLERVVAIKEGAISNYGSSLFMPIIRKVEDLIGKEYVYATGASYRVIADHIRTAVFLLSQGVNFSNEGRGYVLRRILRRAVRHGYLLGFREPFMHKLVDTLVDIMGGEYEYLQTKAEVVKEQIELEEARFFKTIESGIALFNMELQNTKEVFSGEVAFKLYDTYGFPLDLTEDMLKEKNLSLDTATFERLMSEQKKRAKAAWKGSGDDAVSGDFKALLEEFGENKFVGYETMHHASKVLALLDEKYVRVEELHEGEKGWVFLDVTPFYAESGGQCGDIGELEDLAKVVDTKKFFGLNLSKIELHASLKVGQHVDAKVDISRNEITKHHSATHLLHAVLFDVLGEHVSQAGSLVEANRLRFDFSHPKALSEEELHVIEERVNVEIMRAIPAQTEVLPIEEAKKSGAKSQFGEKYGDEVRVVKFADASVEFCGGIHVDNTANIGSFIITKESGVSAGVRRIEAVCGNAAYKYFCEQRALVKEAQSEVKNLDLLAGISRLKSNIATLKDELKEAHEAAKVEIKADEINGVSVVVDELPNGDIKEKIDELKNQNEKLCAMLFQVKGDKVLIAAGVKGCEAKAGDWIKKIAPLLGGGGGGRPDFAQAGGKDASKLPEAKEAAVKFITEVLD from the coding sequence ATGGATATTAGAGAAGAGTATTTAAAATTTTTTGAATCAAAACAACATACAAGAGTTCCCTCAGCGCCTTTGGTACCTGAAGATGCGACTCTGCTTTTTAACAACGCAGGCATGGTGCCTTTTAAGTCGATTTTTACGGGAGAGGTTCCTCGTCCTGAAAATCCTCGTGCCACATCCTGCCAGACTTGTATCCGTGCGGGTGGAAAACACAATGACCTTGAAAATGTCGGGCATACGGCTCGTCATCATACATTTTTTGAGATGCTGGGAAATTTCAGTTTCGGAGACTATTTCAAGGAAGAGGCAATTGCCTATGCCTGGGAGTTTATCACGGAGATATTGCATCTGGATAAAGACAAACTCTGGGTAACAGTGCATGAAAGCGATGATGAAGCTGAAGAAATCTGGAAAAAGCATATAGCCCCGGAACGTATTATGCGTTTGGGAGACAAAGACAATTTCTGGTCTATGGGTGACACAGGACCGTGTGGACCGTGTTCTGAAATCTTTTATGATCAGGGAGCAGAACACTTTAACGGCCCTGAAGATTATATGGGCGGTGAAGGCGACAGATTTTTGGAAATTTGGAATCTTGTTTTTATGCAGTATGAAGTCAAAGAAAAAGGGGGAGAGAGAATTCCTCTTGCACATCCGTCTATAGATACAGGCATGGGCTTAGAGCGTGTTGTAGCCATTAAAGAGGGTGCCATTTCCAATTATGGATCTTCTTTGTTTATGCCGATTATCCGAAAAGTCGAAGATTTGATAGGCAAAGAGTATGTGTACGCTACGGGTGCATCGTACCGTGTTATAGCTGATCACATTAGAACCGCAGTCTTTTTACTCTCTCAGGGTGTAAATTTTTCTAATGAGGGACGCGGATATGTGCTTCGAAGAATCCTGCGACGCGCTGTGCGCCACGGATATCTTCTCGGATTTCGTGAGCCGTTTATGCACAAGCTTGTAGATACTTTGGTTGATATTATGGGTGGAGAGTATGAGTATCTTCAGACTAAAGCAGAGGTTGTCAAAGAACAGATAGAACTTGAAGAGGCACGATTTTTCAAAACAATAGAATCAGGCATAGCACTTTTTAATATGGAGCTGCAAAATACAAAAGAAGTGTTTTCGGGTGAAGTGGCTTTTAAACTCTATGATACCTACGGTTTTCCGCTTGATTTGACAGAAGATATGCTCAAAGAAAAAAATCTCTCGCTTGATACGGCAACATTTGAGCGCCTGATGAGTGAGCAGAAAAAACGTGCAAAAGCTGCCTGGAAAGGAAGTGGAGACGATGCTGTGAGCGGTGACTTTAAAGCACTGCTTGAGGAGTTTGGTGAAAACAAATTTGTCGGATATGAAACTATGCATCATGCAAGTAAAGTGCTGGCACTGCTTGATGAGAAATATGTGCGCGTTGAAGAGTTACATGAGGGAGAAAAAGGCTGGGTATTTTTGGATGTTACGCCTTTTTATGCTGAAAGTGGTGGACAGTGTGGTGATATCGGAGAGCTTGAAGACCTTGCAAAAGTAGTTGATACGAAAAAATTCTTTGGTTTGAATCTGTCGAAGATTGAGTTGCATGCCTCTCTCAAAGTCGGACAGCATGTAGATGCAAAAGTGGATATTTCCAGAAATGAGATAACAAAGCATCACTCGGCAACACACCTCTTGCATGCTGTACTTTTTGATGTGCTTGGTGAACATGTTTCACAGGCGGGTTCTTTGGTTGAGGCAAATCGTCTGCGATTTGATTTTTCTCATCCAAAAGCGCTTAGTGAAGAGGAGTTACATGTAATAGAAGAGCGTGTTAATGTTGAAATCATGCGTGCAATTCCTGCGCAAACCGAGGTACTGCCTATAGAAGAGGCAAAAAAATCAGGCGCGAAGAGCCAGTTTGGCGAAAAATACGGTGATGAGGTACGCGTTGTCAAATTTGCAGATGCTTCTGTAGAGTTTTGTGGCGGAATACATGTAGACAATACAGCAAATATCGGCTCGTTTATCATTACAAAAGAGAGCGGTGTGAGTGCCGGTGTGCGACGTATTGAAGCAGTGTGTGGCAATGCGGCGTATAAATACTTTTGTGAACAAAGAGCGCTTGTAAAAGAGGCGCAGAGTGAAGTCAAAAATCTTGATCTGCTTGCAGGAATCAGCAGGCTCAAATCAAATATAGCTACTTTGAAAGATGAACTTAAAGAGGCACACGAAGCTGCAAAAGTTGAAATAAAAGCAGATGAGATAAACGGTGTGTCGGTAGTTGTAGATGAACTGCCAAATGGTGATATTAAAGAAAAGATAGATGAGCTCAAAAACCAAAATGAGAAACTCTGTGCAATGCTTTTTCAAGTCAAAGGTGACAAGGTTCTCATAGCCGCAGGTGTCAAAGGCTGCGAGGCAAAAGCGGGTGATTGGATCAAAAAAATAGCACCGCTTCTTGGCGGAGGCGGAGGCGGTCGTCCTGATTTTGCCCAAGCCGGAGGAAAAGATGCTTCAAAACTGCCTGAGGCAAAAGAAGCAGCAGTGAAATTTATTACAGAGGTACTGGATTGA
- a CDS encoding ISAs1 family transposase has translation MKLTRTKALLESLKSIPDYRVDTGKIEYPLHEVLFMTLFALIKGNTTFKDIFSWMIYNKDNAILKEIFDKEEITIPSKSTYHRLLINTDNNALEKVFREFFFPFIAQENIAIDGKWLRGSDVNGQYTQERHKAILNILDKDIKIVFAHKFLDKNKSSEITALKEVLNDNIFSNEGQIFSFDALLTQSEILNTIDEQGNRYIAKLKDNQKHLKEKAIKTIEEFNQPTDRVDDEDSYLTENNKRVSRKVEVFQNKSADLVMYHENFQNIQSLIKVTKTLTNAQTGEVTISTQYLMANFKTTAKEFLQKILQHWRVETYHYHLDMLTEEDDHIAYKEPFSIAILRSFTVNLYQLFLNENKDKKVLLTGKTTMADIKRNALYRDDFSVQLIESNYID, from the coding sequence ATCAAATTAACACGCACAAAAGCCTTACTTGAATCGCTAAAAAGTATCCCAGACTATAGAGTAGATACAGGGAAGATAGAATATCCATTGCACGAAGTTCTTTTCATGACACTTTTTGCACTTATCAAAGGAAATACAACTTTTAAGGATATATTTTCATGGATGATATATAACAAAGACAATGCAATACTCAAAGAGATTTTTGATAAAGAAGAGATAACGATTCCTTCCAAATCAACATATCATCGTTTATTGATAAACACAGATAATAATGCTTTGGAAAAAGTATTTAGAGAGTTCTTTTTTCCATTCATTGCACAAGAAAATATTGCTATTGACGGGAAGTGGCTGAGAGGTAGCGACGTGAATGGTCAATACACACAGGAAAGACATAAAGCAATACTAAATATCTTGGATAAAGATATAAAAATAGTGTTTGCTCACAAGTTTTTAGATAAAAATAAGAGTAGCGAAATTACTGCACTCAAAGAGGTTTTAAACGATAATATTTTTAGCAATGAAGGACAGATATTTTCCTTTGATGCACTGCTTACTCAATCAGAGATTCTCAACACTATTGATGAGCAAGGTAACAGATATATAGCAAAACTCAAAGATAACCAGAAACACCTCAAAGAGAAAGCTATAAAGACCATAGAAGAGTTTAATCAGCCTACAGATAGAGTTGATGATGAAGATAGCTATTTAACTGAAAACAACAAAAGAGTCTCTCGAAAAGTAGAAGTTTTTCAAAATAAAAGTGCTGATTTAGTTATGTATCATGAGAACTTTCAAAATATTCAATCACTCATTAAAGTGACGAAAACATTAACAAATGCACAGACTGGTGAAGTTACAATTTCAACTCAATATTTAATGGCTAACTTTAAAACAACTGCAAAAGAGTTTCTTCAAAAGATACTGCAACATTGGAGAGTGGAAACATATCACTATCACTTAGATATGCTTACTGAAGAAGATGACCATATAGCATATAAAGAGCCTTTCTCTATAGCTATTCTTAGAAGTTTTACTGTTAATCTTTATCAGTTGTTTTTAAATGAGAACAAAGATAAAAAGGTACTCCTAACCGGTAAAACTACAATGGCAGATATTAAAAGAAATGCTCTTTATCGTGATGATTTTAGTGTTCAATTGATTGAATCAAACTATATTGATTAA
- a CDS encoding oleate hydratase yields MNNYQRVHPRKPADIENKRAFLIGSGIASLAAAEYLMRDGYMQGHQITIFEESSLVGGALDGAGDPQNGFVARGGREMEEHYECLWDLYAGVPSLEEEGRSVLDEFKELNDKDPNFSKVRVIYNRGEKQRSTDLGLEEKHIKELTKLLLSKEEDLGVMSVEEYFEASYFETDMWLYWRSMFAFEPWHSVVEMKRYMHRFMHLLPGMSTMRGLVFTKYNQYDSLTLPLKKLLEDKGVNFVFNTTVNDLEVEIQEDKKTVRAIHLLKNSKEEVIETCENDLIFFTNGSMVENSSFGDMHHAPVLNRDEGACWKLWKKLAQKDTAFGKPEVFCSDIDKTKWESFTITAKGPKMRTLLEHFAERKFLPHKTATGGIITIKDSNWLMSVTVNRQPQYKNQPFEYTVAWAYALYPDNKGDFINKKMSECSGEELLKELLYHLGIGEENMQAYVDECIVISVMMPYITSQFMPRLPGDRPEVVPKGSVNLAFLGQFCEIKDDCVFTVEYSVRSAITAVYTLLNLNKNVPEIYPGQYDIRVLARAVKTMKSEHEGLMMRLIESVVKKKLKNTVFEELI; encoded by the coding sequence ATGAATAATTATCAAAGAGTCCATCCGCGTAAACCTGCAGACATTGAAAACAAACGAGCTTTTTTAATTGGTTCGGGTATTGCTTCTTTGGCTGCTGCCGAGTATTTAATGCGTGACGGCTATATGCAAGGTCACCAGATAACGATATTTGAAGAGAGTAGTCTGGTCGGTGGCGCACTTGATGGTGCAGGTGATCCTCAAAATGGTTTCGTTGCACGCGGAGGACGGGAGATGGAAGAGCATTATGAATGTTTGTGGGATTTGTATGCCGGTGTTCCTTCACTTGAAGAAGAGGGAAGAAGTGTTCTTGATGAATTTAAAGAACTCAATGACAAAGATCCAAATTTTTCAAAAGTAAGAGTGATATACAACAGAGGAGAAAAACAGCGATCAACAGATTTGGGTCTGGAAGAAAAGCACATTAAAGAGCTGACAAAACTGCTTTTGAGCAAAGAAGAAGATTTGGGAGTTATGAGTGTTGAAGAGTATTTTGAAGCATCCTATTTTGAGACAGATATGTGGTTGTACTGGAGAAGTATGTTTGCTTTTGAACCGTGGCACAGTGTTGTTGAAATGAAGCGCTATATGCATCGTTTTATGCATCTTTTGCCGGGAATGAGTACGATGCGGGGTTTGGTATTTACCAAATATAACCAGTATGACTCTTTGACACTTCCGTTGAAAAAACTTTTAGAAGACAAAGGGGTCAATTTTGTTTTTAACACTACAGTCAATGATTTGGAAGTAGAAATACAAGAGGATAAAAAGACGGTAAGAGCCATTCATCTGCTGAAAAATTCCAAAGAGGAAGTTATAGAGACATGCGAAAATGATTTGATATTTTTTACTAACGGTTCAATGGTGGAAAACTCTTCTTTTGGAGATATGCACCATGCTCCTGTTTTAAACCGGGATGAGGGTGCCTGTTGGAAATTATGGAAAAAACTGGCACAAAAAGATACGGCTTTTGGGAAACCGGAAGTTTTTTGCAGTGATATAGACAAAACAAAATGGGAATCTTTTACGATAACTGCGAAGGGTCCAAAAATGCGCACACTTTTGGAGCATTTTGCCGAGAGAAAATTTTTGCCGCACAAAACGGCAACGGGCGGGATTATTACCATCAAAGATTCGAACTGGCTTATGAGTGTTACGGTAAACAGACAACCGCAGTATAAAAACCAGCCATTTGAATATACCGTTGCCTGGGCATATGCACTCTATCCGGATAACAAAGGCGATTTTATCAACAAGAAGATGAGTGAATGTTCCGGAGAAGAGTTACTAAAAGAACTTCTGTATCATTTGGGAATAGGTGAAGAAAATATGCAGGCATATGTTGATGAATGTATCGTAATTTCTGTGATGATGCCGTATATAACGAGTCAATTTATGCCAAGGCTTCCAGGAGACAGACCGGAAGTTGTCCCAAAGGGGAGTGTGAATCTGGCTTTTTTGGGGCAGTTTTGTGAGATAAAGGATGATTGTGTGTTTACTGTAGAATATTCGGTCCGTTCTGCAATTACGGCTGTGTATACACTGTTGAATCTCAATAAAAATGTACCGGAAATTTATCCTGGTCAGTATGATATTCGTGTGTTGGCAAGGGCTGTCAAAACAATGAAAAGTGAGCATGAGGGTTTGATGATGCGTCTGATAGAGAGTGTTGTCAAAAAGAAATTAAAAAATACAGTTTTTGAAGAGTTGATTTAG